The Caldicellulosiruptor obsidiansis OB47 genome segment TATAATAAATTTTTTGAGTTGTTTTTCCATCCGAGTTTTTACTACTCACAATATATATTGAGTCTGAAACCTTTTGAGTATAAACAGCGTCTGAAATGGTGACATTTTCAGTTTGCTGCGGATTTTCGTACATCTTAGAGTAAACAGCAGCCGGAAGCTGTGTGTTTTTATCAGAGGTTTTCGGAGCGGTTATATAATATTGACGGTTTGAAGAGGTTTGAACCTCATCCTTCAGTTTAACGTTGTTTACAATGGCAGTTATGATATACATAGGCACAAGCAGAAACGCGAGAATTGTGAAGATTTTTACAATTGACTTATTCATAATATATAATCTCCCCAATTTATAAATTATGATTTACTAACTAAATTATAAAGCATTTCAATTAAAAAATCAGCTGAGAAAAGCTTAAATCAAATTATAGATATTTAACAAAACAAATAGTTAATATTCAGCGAGAACCACAACAAATAATATACTAATAATATTAATTTGGTAAGGTTATTATTATTACAAGATAACTAAAACATTAAAAAATCAAAGAAGGATTTTTAAAAATTATAGCGAAATATATAAATAGTTTGTTTAATAAATAAACTAAAAGGAGTGATGTTGTGTGAAGAGGTTAGTAAAGATTATTGCATGGGTGACAGCGGTTGTTTTTATGCTAAGTTTAGTTTTGGTTTTTTATCCATCTGAAAAGGCTTTCAGCTCAGCAGGTAGCACGAAGAAGATTGTATTTTGGCACATCACCACTGACGATAATGGTAAAAAAATGATTCAGGGGCAAGTAGACCGCTTTGTAAAAGCACACCCGGATTTTAAGGTTGAAGTGGTACCACTTCAAAATGATTCGTTCAAGACAAAATTGAAAATTGCTATGGGTTCAAATCAGGCACCAGACGTATTTGTCACATGGGGCGGCGGTCCATTCTTTGAATATGTACGAGCTGGCAAAGTTAAGGATATTACAGCTTACATGAATGAAAACAATTATAAGAGCAGATTTGTTGAAGCTGCATTTGGACCAATCACTTATAACAATAAGATTTGGGCAGTTCCAGTTGAAGGAGCAGGTGTTGCGCTTGTATGGTACAATAAGGAAATATTTAAGAAATATAATTTAAAGGTTCCAACAACTTATGATGAATTTTTAAACATTGTAAAAACATTAAAAGCTAAAGGAATAATTCCTATTACACTTGCAAATAAAACAAAATGGCCAGGATGTTTCTGGTATTGGAATTTTGTCAATAAATTAGGTGGAGCTTCAGCTTTTGAAAAAGCAGCAGAAAGAACGGGCGGAAGTTTTGCTGATCAACCGTTTATAAAAGCTGGCGAAATGCTTCAAGAGTTAGTTAAAATAGGTGCATTTCCAAAAGGATTTAATGGTCTTGATTGGGATACAGGACAGTCAAGAATGCTTTTATACTCTGGTAAAGCTGCAATGGAATTAATGGGAACATGGCAGATTCCTATTGTTAAGGCTGAAAACAAGAAGTTCTACGACAATAACCTTGACTTCTTCCCATTCCCATCAATTAAAGGTGGGAAAGGCGATCCGACAAGTTTAGTTGGAATGGCATCTTCAAACTATTATGCTGTGACAACTACATGCAAATATCCAAAAGAAGCATTTAATATGATTCAATATTTAATTGACGATCAGGCAGTCAAAGAAAGAATTAATTATGGTCAAATACCTCCAGTAAAGGGCTTAAAGTTCTCAGATCCAATGCTTCAAAAGGTTTATAACATAGTTGCAAAAGCAAAGAGTATTCAGCTTTGGTGGGATCAATATTTACCGCCTCAACTTGCAGAAACTCATAAGGATATTGTTCAATCTCTCTTTGGTTTGACACTTACACCAAAAGCTGCGGCAGAAAAGATGGAGAAAGCGGCAAAAGATTATTTCAAGAAGTAAAAATATTGTGCCTTTCTTAGGAATTGGTATTAGCTGTAGGATAACCTGCAGCTAATACCAATTCACTTTTCTATTTACTAAAAATTTGTTTAAATGGGAGGAAGTTAAAAATTGCAGAGAGATAGAACCTCTAAATTAGCTCAAAACATAGGAATTTTCCTTTTCTTAGCTCCTGCTTTAATTTTAATTGGTATATATATAATTTGGCCAATAATTATGTCATTTAATCTTAGTATGTTTGAGTGGGATGGTGTTTCACCACAAAAGATATATATTGGGTTAAAAAATTGGAAAGATTTGTTACATGATTCTATATTTTGGCATGCATTGGGAAATAATATAAAGTTTATATTTTTATCAATAATTATTGAAATGCCGATTGCGATTTTAATTGCTGTTTTACTTGACAGAGGTGGTAAAAAGTTTGACCTCTTCAAGTCACTATTCTATCTTCCGATGCTTATGTCATCTGTTGCTATAGGTGTATTGTTCAAATATATATACGACCCATCGTTTGGACTTTTAAGTGGGATATTGAGTTTTCTGCATCTTGATTTTTTGAATCAGGATTGGTTAGGTGACCCTAATGTAGCTTTTTACTCTGTTGTAGCTGTTATATGTTGGCAATATATACCATTTTATATGATATTCTTTATAGCAGCTCTTTCAAATATTCCTCATGAATTATATGAGGCTGCAAAGATAGATGGAGCAACGCAAGGTCAGTATTTCTGGAAGATAGAGCTTCCTCTTTTGTCACCATCAATAAAAACAGCTTGTATCCTGTCTTTGATAGGTTCTCTTAAATATTTTGATTTAATTTACGTCATGACAGAAGGTGGACCGTCTAATGCGACTGAACTTATGGCAACTTATATGTATAAAAATGCTTTTGCCTCATTTAAAATGGGATACGGAAGTACAATTGCTTCAGCTATGTTTATAATAATAACAACAGCAGGCGTTTTGGCATATTTTGCAACCAAAAAAAATGAAGGTTAATTTAGTGATTTGACTTTATTGAGGAGGGAAGAAAGAACAATGGGTTCAATAAAAGAAACAAAAAAATGGTATTTTATATTTTTAGCTATATGGACTTTAATTGCTGATATTCCTTTTTTATTTATGTTTTTTACATCTATTAAAACACAAACAGAACTTTTGATGGGTAATACATGGCAGGTACCAAAACAGCCTACAATAGGAAACTATTCGACAGTAATTCAAGGTAGTTTTTTTACTTACCTTAAAAACAGTGTTATTGCTGTTTCGATATCTGTTATCTTAATTTTAATTGTATCTTCAATGGCAGCATATGTATTTGCCAGAATGAAATTTGCTTTAAATAATTTATTGTATTCGATTATAATAGCCGGAATGGCAATACCTATTCATGTTACTCTAATACCTATATATGTACTTACAAACAAGATAAAGTTATATGATACAATATTTGCTTTGATTGGACCATATGTTGCCCTAAGTTTGCCAATGTCAATATTTATTCTTACGGAATTTATGCGAGAAATACCTATTGAGCTTGAAGAAGCAGCCAAAATAGATGGTTGTTCCATGTTTAGACTGTATTCTGACATTCTTCTTCCACTTTCAAGACCTGCTTTAATTACAGTTGGGATATACAATGGGACATATCTTTGGAACGAGTTTGTTTTTGCTTTGGTATTAACAAGTTCACCACAAAAGAGAACTCTTCCACTTGGTATTTGGGATTTTCAAGCAAGATATGGTTCGGATATTCCAGCAATTATGGCATTCTTGACATTATCTCTTTTGCCAATGCTGATTGCATATATTTTGGGACAGGATAAAATCATAAAAGGTATGATGGCAGGTGCTGTAAAAGGATAAAATGATGTTTTTTGCTCCTTAAAAACATTTTCCCACAGCTTTTTTTGTTGTATAATAATTTGCAAAGTCTAAATAAGCAGAGGAAAATGACAGGATGGGAAATCATGCGTTATTAAAACAAATAAATAAGCTTTTAATTTTGAAAACAATTTTAGATAATAAGATGATATCGCGCGCAAAAATTTCAAGGCTTGTAGATTTAAATAAAGCAACAGTGTCAAACCTAACCGATGAGCTTATAAAAGAAGGATATATAGTTGAAAAGGGATATGGCAAGTCAAAAGGTGGAAGAAGGCCTGTGCTTTTACAGGTAAATAAGGATGTAGGTTCAATCATAGGGATTGATTTGGGTGTTGATTACATTCATGTTATTCTTTCAAACTTTATAGGTGAGATTATTTTTGAAGAATATGTCAACATTAAGATGGAAGAGCCAAAAGAAAAACTTTTAAATCTTCTTTTTGACATGATTGAAAAAGCAATAGATAAAGCTCCGCCGACTCCAAAAGGAATTTTAGGTATTGGAATTGGTGTTCCTGGTATTGTGGAAAAAGAATCTGGAATTGTGCTTATTGCTCCAAATTTAAAATGGAAAAACGTTCACTTAAAGTCGATTATTGAGCAAAGGTTCAACCTGCCTGTTTATATTGACAATGAAGCAAATGCAGGCGCACTGGGCGAAAAGTGGTTTGGCGAGTGGGGAAAAGTTAGTGATTTGATTTACTTAAGTGTTGGCATTGGTCTTGGTGCAGGTATTATTATCGACAACAAGCTTTTCAGGGGCGCTGCAGGATTTGCGGGGGAGGTTGGACACACAACTATCAACTTTCAAGACGATGTTTGCAGCTGTGGCAACATTGGCTGTCTTGAGAACTTTGCATCTGAGAGGGCACTTTTGAGTGTTATCAAAAAACTTGTAAAAGAAGGAGCAGAGGATAGGTATATAAGCTGTGAAAATGTAGATGAAATAACTCCTTCTCAGATTATACAAGCAGCGATGGATGGAAGCAGGATTTGCAGAATGGCTGTGCTTGAGGTCGCTGAAAAGATGGCAATAGGAATTGCAAATCTTGTAAATATTTTTAATCCTGAAATAGTAATTGTAGGTAACAAGGCATCGTTTTTTGGTGATTTGTTTTTGGAAAAATTGAGAGAGGTAGTTAATCAAAAGTCTTTTATAGCCCAGTTTTATGATCTTAAGATTGAAGTTTCAAAGCTAAAAGACAGAGCTGTGGTTTTAGGGTGCATAGCAATGGTAATCTCTGATATGCTTTCTTTTCCAGAGTATGTATGAGGAGGAATTGCTGGATGAAAAGTTATGTTTATAAAAAATTGAAAAGGTTTTCAATAATGGCTTTAGCAATTTTATTTTTGGTTGCAACCTTGATTGGCATAGGAAGTACTAAAGTTAGTAAAGTTAGCGGAGCAACAAAAAAGAATTTTGTGGAGTTTAATTTTGAAAATAAATTAGTAGCGCCGTTTAAAGCATCGGGCAAATCTACAACTTTAAAGATTGA includes the following:
- a CDS encoding carbohydrate ABC transporter permease; this encodes MQRDRTSKLAQNIGIFLFLAPALILIGIYIIWPIIMSFNLSMFEWDGVSPQKIYIGLKNWKDLLHDSIFWHALGNNIKFIFLSIIIEMPIAILIAVLLDRGGKKFDLFKSLFYLPMLMSSVAIGVLFKYIYDPSFGLLSGILSFLHLDFLNQDWLGDPNVAFYSVVAVICWQYIPFYMIFFIAALSNIPHELYEAAKIDGATQGQYFWKIELPLLSPSIKTACILSLIGSLKYFDLIYVMTEGGPSNATELMATYMYKNAFASFKMGYGSTIASAMFIIITTAGVLAYFATKKNEG
- a CDS encoding extracellular solute-binding protein, encoding MKRLVKIIAWVTAVVFMLSLVLVFYPSEKAFSSAGSTKKIVFWHITTDDNGKKMIQGQVDRFVKAHPDFKVEVVPLQNDSFKTKLKIAMGSNQAPDVFVTWGGGPFFEYVRAGKVKDITAYMNENNYKSRFVEAAFGPITYNNKIWAVPVEGAGVALVWYNKEIFKKYNLKVPTTYDEFLNIVKTLKAKGIIPITLANKTKWPGCFWYWNFVNKLGGASAFEKAAERTGGSFADQPFIKAGEMLQELVKIGAFPKGFNGLDWDTGQSRMLLYSGKAAMELMGTWQIPIVKAENKKFYDNNLDFFPFPSIKGGKGDPTSLVGMASSNYYAVTTTCKYPKEAFNMIQYLIDDQAVKERINYGQIPPVKGLKFSDPMLQKVYNIVAKAKSIQLWWDQYLPPQLAETHKDIVQSLFGLTLTPKAAAEKMEKAAKDYFKK
- a CDS encoding ROK family transcriptional regulator encodes the protein MGNHALLKQINKLLILKTILDNKMISRAKISRLVDLNKATVSNLTDELIKEGYIVEKGYGKSKGGRRPVLLQVNKDVGSIIGIDLGVDYIHVILSNFIGEIIFEEYVNIKMEEPKEKLLNLLFDMIEKAIDKAPPTPKGILGIGIGVPGIVEKESGIVLIAPNLKWKNVHLKSIIEQRFNLPVYIDNEANAGALGEKWFGEWGKVSDLIYLSVGIGLGAGIIIDNKLFRGAAGFAGEVGHTTINFQDDVCSCGNIGCLENFASERALLSVIKKLVKEGAEDRYISCENVDEITPSQIIQAAMDGSRICRMAVLEVAEKMAIGIANLVNIFNPEIVIVGNKASFFGDLFLEKLREVVNQKSFIAQFYDLKIEVSKLKDRAVVLGCIAMVISDMLSFPEYV
- a CDS encoding carbohydrate ABC transporter permease, with product MGSIKETKKWYFIFLAIWTLIADIPFLFMFFTSIKTQTELLMGNTWQVPKQPTIGNYSTVIQGSFFTYLKNSVIAVSISVILILIVSSMAAYVFARMKFALNNLLYSIIIAGMAIPIHVTLIPIYVLTNKIKLYDTIFALIGPYVALSLPMSIFILTEFMREIPIELEEAAKIDGCSMFRLYSDILLPLSRPALITVGIYNGTYLWNEFVFALVLTSSPQKRTLPLGIWDFQARYGSDIPAIMAFLTLSLLPMLIAYILGQDKIIKGMMAGAVKG